One genomic window of Magnolia sinica isolate HGM2019 chromosome 3, MsV1, whole genome shotgun sequence includes the following:
- the LOC131240096 gene encoding WAT1-related protein At3g18200-like yields the protein MACSTRNAKKIAPYAYMVLAQIIAASYSILSKIVFTQGTSTVVFIIYQFIAAVVFMGPLAYFIERKTRPPLTLSILCWMFLLALLGATLFQNLFSASLNYISSTTQSAILNLFPAFTYLLSVASRQEVPELNRVRGVGKLSGTILSVAGALTMILWQSSVAQSAITGPGNWVVGFVLAIMGILSLSTWLVLQEPATRRYPAELSMTTMMYFFGTLQTCVLAAFVSREASEWKLKWDLELLNIFFGGVLNSGIGIFIFSWCARVKGPLFVAVFAPLTLLLTALADMLFLGETMNVGSIVGSLMIVGGLYLFLWAKSKEESNDPKHEEDAITSPLLLT from the exons ATGGCCTGTTCTACGAGGAATGCGAAAAAGATAGCACCATATGCATATATGGTTTTGGCACAGATAATCGCAGCTAGCTATTCAATCCTAAGCAAAATCGTCTTCACACAAGGAACTAGCACTGTTGTCTTCATCATCTACCAGTTCATCGCAGCCGTTGTCTTCATGGGCCCTCTTGCATACTTCATTgaaag AAAGACAAGGCCACCTCTCACCCTATCAATTTTGTGTTGGATGTTCCTACTGGCCTTGCTTGG GGCCACCTTGTTTCAAAACCTCTTCTCTGCTAGCTTGAATTACATTTCAAGTACAACACAATCTGCCATCCTCAATCTCTTCCCTGCCTTCACTTATCTACTATCCGTCGCGTCGCGTCAAGAAGTGCCTGAGCTGAATCGAGTAAGGGGCGTCGGAAAGCTATCGGGGACAATACTATCGGTCGCAGGCGCATTGACCATGATCTTGTGGCAGAGTAGCGTGGCCCAATCAGCGATCACAGGGCCCGGAAATTGGGTGGTTGGATTCGTTTTGGCTATCATGGGCATTCTTTCACTAAGCACGTGGCTAGTCTTGCAG GAGCCTGCAACAAGAAGATACCCAGCTGAATTATCCATGACTACTATGATGTACTTCTTTGGGACACTTCAAACATGTGTGTTAGCCGCATTTGTGAGTCGTGAGGCCTCCGAATGGAAGCTTAAGTGGGACCTAGAGCTCCTAAACATATTTTTTGGA GGGGTGCTGAACAGTGGGATAGGAATCTTCATCTTCTCGTGGTGTGCTCGAGTGAAGGGCCCTCTTTTTGTTGCAGTTTTTGCACCATTAACGTTGTTGCTCACGGCTCTCGCAGATATGTTATTCCTTGGGGAGACCATGAATGTTGGGAG TATTGTTGGATCATTGATGATTGTAGGAGGCCTCTATTTGTTTCTGTGGGCAAAGTCAAAGGAGGAATCTAATGACCCAAAGCATGAAGAAGATGCAATTACGTCTCCCTTACTCCTAACTTAA